The following proteins come from a genomic window of Flavobacterium crocinum:
- a CDS encoding RHS repeat domain-containing protein — MSKWFRYHLGSTSYITTRNGSISQHVEYIAFGEVLFEEHSSSFSSSYLFNGKELDRETNLSYYSARYYDAKTSLWLNIDPLAEKMPAYGTYVFNFNNPVRFTDPTGLEGEDSIDPPSKKKDFDLSKQDGFYRRHGDYVNSDSKGFSGVTIGYNKEKKNFSTKSNVKLFNVEGKNVSGRYSKSLSAKARGIHGETKNRLGTEDFNIFYNAEGSVLYAEATADNGILTGETGKYGFNFGGGAEAGAFKGEVNSGVTYFGFKMATTKGGCIECVGAAANVGIYFDAKKGNLVIKGTEMLGLEIGAKLGVLVEIPIVKITEKVVKTFNK, encoded by the coding sequence TTGTCAAAATGGTTTCGATATCATTTGGGAAGTACTTCGTATATTACAACTCGAAACGGTTCTATTTCGCAACATGTGGAGTACATCGCTTTTGGAGAGGTTTTGTTTGAGGAGCATTCTTCCTCATTTAGTTCGTCTTACCTTTTCAACGGAAAAGAATTGGATAGGGAGACGAATTTGAGTTATTATAGTGCGAGGTATTATGATGCTAAGACTAGTTTGTGGTTGAATATTGATCCTTTGGCGGAGAAAATGCCAGCTTATGGTACTTATGTATTCAATTTTAATAACCCAGTTCGTTTTACTGATCCAACAGGTTTAGAAGGAGAAGATAGTATTGATCCACCGAGTAAGAAAAAAGATTTTGATCTATCTAAACAGGATGGTTTTTATAGAAGACATGGGGATTACGTGAATTCTGATTCAAAAGGTTTTTCGGGTGTTACTATTGGTTATAATAAGGAAAAAAAGAATTTTTCCACTAAAAGTAATGTGAAATTATTTAATGTTGAAGGTAAAAATGTAAGTGGTCGATATTCTAAGTCACTTTCTGCAAAAGCTAGAGGGATTCACGGGGAAACGAAAAATAGATTAGGCACTGAAGACTTTAATATTTTCTATAATGCAGAAGGCTCTGTTTTATATGCTGAAGCAACTGCAGATAATGGTATATTAACAGGAGAGACGGGGAAATATGGATTTAATTTTGGAGGAGGTGCTGAAGCAGGAGCATTTAAAGGAGAAGTGAATTCTGGAGTAACTTATTTTGGTTTTAAAATGGCAACAACTAAAGGAGGGTGTATTGAATGTGTAGGTGCTGCAGCAAACGTTGGAATATATTTTGATGCTAAAAAAGGAAATTTAGTAATAAAGGGTACTGAAATGTTAGGTCTCGAAATTGGAGCAAAACTTGGAGTTTTGGTAGAGATACCGATCGTAAAAATCACAGAAAAAGTAGTTAAAACATTTAATAAATGA
- a CDS encoding RHS repeat domain-containing protein gives MPGPPVQFGPQVEPTTVKGGEGFTGTGMPENDIFYFHPDHLGSTSYITTKNGSISQHVEYIAFGEILFEEHSSSFSSPYLFNGKELDRETNLSYYGARYFDMKTSLWLSGDKYSENDLSIGSYVYSFNNPIRFVDPDGNWPDLPSWKDVKKSYNEAKKSTANYISHQREKIKGDLKNIKRELYNGKGWDDTVKDVKKIGHDIKKWSKENKDGLLKIAKVMQKTGDATTTVGLVGAAAGAPFAGVGAAPGLAVAGYGGTVSTIGSVLEIGVKFITDDDEATKDLGVFLVSKGSEAAVNKILPGAGTEASQAIKEAAKVSREIIKGEVGNAAKGAAKEVVK, from the coding sequence GTGCCGGGACCACCTGTACAATTTGGACCTCAAGTAGAACCTACCACTGTCAAAGGTGGAGAAGGTTTTACAGGAACGGGAATGCCCGAAAATGATATTTTCTATTTTCATCCTGACCATTTGGGAAGTACTTCGTATATTACAACCAAAAACGGAAGCATAAGTCAGCATGTGGAGTATATTGCTTTTGGAGAGATTTTATTTGAGGAGCATTCATCTAGTTTTTCTTCACCTTATTTGTTTAATGGGAAGGAATTGGATAGGGAGACGAATTTGAGTTATTATGGGGCGAGGTATTTTGATATGAAGACTTCGCTTTGGTTGAGTGGAGATAAATACAGTGAAAATGATTTAAGTATTGGTAGTTATGTATATTCGTTTAATAATCCCATAAGATTTGTTGATCCAGATGGAAACTGGCCTGATTTACCTAGTTGGAAAGATGTTAAAAAGTCTTATAATGAGGCTAAAAAGTCTACTGCTAACTATATATCACATCAAAGAGAAAAAATTAAAGGAGATCTTAAAAATATTAAAAGAGAACTTTATAACGGAAAAGGTTGGGATGATACTGTTAAGGATGTCAAGAAAATTGGGCATGATATCAAAAAATGGAGTAAAGAAAATAAAGATGGTCTTTTAAAAATTGCGAAAGTAATGCAAAAAACAGGAGATGCTACAACAACAGTTGGATTAGTAGGAGCAGCTGCAGGAGCACCATTTGCAGGTGTCGGAGCTGCACCAGGTCTTGCAGTTGCTGGTTATGGAGGAACAGTTAGTACTATAGGTTCGGTTCTAGAAATTGGGGTCAAATTCATAACAGATGATGATGAAGCAACTAAAGATTTGGGAGTTTTTCTTGTTAGTAAAGGATCTGAAGCAGCAGTAAATAAAATATTACCTGGTGCCGGTACTGAAGCTTCGCAAGCTATTAAGGAAGCTGCTAAAGTTTCGAGAGAAATAATAAAAGGAGAAGTTGGAAACGCTGCTAAAGGAGCGGCAAAAGAAGTTGTTAAATAA
- a CDS encoding beta propeller repeat protein — MKKLLMCLLVMLIAIGCKDFNENNLKVEIIDFNGMKGKSEYMYFINPKEGYSFNYITESKEQTEEQLNDPDFFPESTDIASIYKTTDGGQNWKKVTSIENRKFFNRVLVFQNAVYITSNDFYNKKVFIVKFNVLTDKIEFEKEFPVIGGIYDDKSDIYIQTEKGSSVTKFDKNLIKKGEMPIDIGNDAVFLNNKLFSILRNKDGNSYLRQYSKENIKSVETLIQPENIVKQNNDKIIIAGNNKTNNKKISLISYDVKSENTQDLKEFDGYTIVQGLQSNDKVICGLVGNIEGTFTSYDLFYSLDKGKTWQIQKLTENSYIRPSVLIDDILYIFSGGNRIQKISFN, encoded by the coding sequence ATGAAAAAACTATTAATGTGCTTATTAGTAATGCTAATAGCGATAGGATGTAAAGATTTTAACGAAAATAATTTAAAGGTTGAAATCATTGATTTTAACGGAATGAAAGGTAAATCGGAGTATATGTACTTTATAAATCCGAAAGAAGGTTATTCATTTAATTATATTACAGAATCGAAAGAGCAGACAGAAGAACAATTAAATGACCCTGATTTTTTTCCTGAATCTACAGATATAGCTAGTATTTATAAAACTACAGATGGTGGTCAAAATTGGAAAAAAGTTACTTCTATTGAAAACAGAAAGTTTTTTAATAGAGTTTTAGTGTTTCAAAATGCTGTCTACATAACATCGAATGATTTTTATAATAAAAAGGTTTTTATTGTAAAGTTTAATGTTTTAACCGATAAAATTGAATTTGAAAAAGAATTTCCTGTTATAGGAGGAATATATGACGATAAATCGGATATATATATTCAGACTGAAAAAGGTAGTTCAGTTACAAAATTTGATAAAAATTTAATCAAAAAAGGCGAAATGCCAATTGATATTGGAAATGACGCTGTTTTTTTAAATAATAAATTATTTTCTATTTTAAGAAATAAAGATGGAAATTCTTATTTACGTCAATATAGTAAAGAAAACATTAAAAGTGTAGAGACACTAATCCAGCCTGAAAATATTGTAAAACAGAACAACGATAAAATTATAATTGCAGGAAACAACAAAACGAATAATAAAAAAATTAGTTTAATTAGCTACGATGTAAAATCAGAGAATACACAAGACTTAAAGGAATTCGATGGCTATACTATTGTACAAGGTTTGCAGAGCAACGACAAAGTAATATGTGGTCTTGTAGGGAATATAGAGGGAACATTTACATCTTATGATTTGTTTTATAGTTTAGATAAAGGTAAAACCTGGCAAATACAGAAACTTACAGAGAATAGTTATATACGTCCCAGTGTATTAATAGATGACATATTGTATATTTTCAGTGGAGGCAACCGAATACAAAAAATTTCATTTAACTAA
- a CDS encoding vitamin K epoxide reductase family protein produces the protein MNDQSHYSFMFSYLEKEGINIDFKEFAFQLNTHPDFPSLYAFSDTLKFFKIDNIAASIENKNIDYLPGMFVALLQEDNQAPFLSFIEKSNDRYICSNENYRKSVDEKEFLHIWKNIVLVVEKAEDKLIYNPKRKIAIKQFTLILLFFVVFAITLGFKMSSLYNIYIILGLAGVYLSTETLRQFFGGNSSFAKAVCNSNSSAISNCKTVITSKKTFNLFSLELSDLSIIFFVGQLLSFFLMEIGGMIDYYSFYLLVSLTLTLPVVIYSIYYQNFIEKKWCAICLMIISVLILEAVTLAAVLNIPNHSIFNWIPFMLFFSGFIISIVIWTNLKPFIKDFIALKALNIELFRFKRNYPLFKMALQSSKNYEYYTLESAIIVGNPNAGLKLSLVTNPFCGYCSKTHELIETLVFKYPKDILVNFRFNLDDSADELSKALHYTLIDIYFKEGQFAFMDVIGNWFKNKNLDAFFEKYGKKNYADNKISGFLSKMYQQNKDNELMFTPAIIINNNLFPEMYNREDLVYFINELIDDEELIVNDYKQLQKIK, from the coding sequence ATGAATGATCAATCTCATTACAGTTTTATGTTTTCTTATTTAGAGAAAGAAGGTATTAATATTGATTTTAAGGAATTTGCATTTCAACTTAATACTCATCCTGATTTCCCTTCCCTTTATGCTTTTAGTGATACTCTCAAGTTTTTTAAGATTGATAATATTGCAGCCAGTATAGAAAATAAAAACATAGACTATCTACCTGGAATGTTTGTAGCTTTATTGCAAGAGGATAATCAGGCTCCTTTTTTGTCATTTATAGAAAAATCGAATGATCGTTACATATGCAGTAATGAAAACTATAGGAAATCTGTAGATGAAAAGGAATTTCTTCATATCTGGAAAAATATAGTTTTGGTTGTTGAAAAAGCTGAAGACAAATTGATTTACAATCCAAAAAGAAAAATTGCGATAAAACAATTTACTTTAATATTACTGTTTTTTGTAGTATTCGCGATAACTCTGGGATTTAAAATGTCTTCTTTGTACAACATTTATATAATTTTAGGTTTAGCCGGGGTATACTTATCTACAGAAACATTAAGGCAATTTTTTGGAGGTAATTCTTCTTTTGCAAAAGCAGTTTGCAATTCTAATTCGTCAGCAATATCAAACTGTAAAACTGTAATCACGTCAAAAAAAACTTTTAATTTATTCAGTTTAGAATTAAGCGATCTGAGTATTATTTTTTTTGTTGGTCAGTTATTATCTTTTTTTTTAATGGAAATTGGAGGTATGATTGACTATTATTCATTTTATCTTTTGGTATCTTTAACTTTAACCTTACCTGTAGTTATTTATTCTATCTATTACCAGAATTTTATTGAAAAAAAATGGTGTGCCATCTGCCTTATGATAATAAGTGTTTTAATATTGGAGGCTGTTACTTTAGCTGCTGTTTTAAATATCCCTAATCACAGCATTTTTAATTGGATCCCTTTTATGCTTTTTTTCTCTGGATTTATAATTTCGATAGTAATTTGGACCAATCTAAAACCATTTATAAAAGATTTTATTGCATTGAAAGCCTTAAACATAGAACTGTTTCGTTTTAAACGAAATTATCCATTGTTCAAAATGGCTCTTCAATCCTCTAAAAATTATGAATATTATACTTTGGAGTCTGCTATAATTGTTGGCAATCCAAATGCAGGCCTGAAACTAAGTTTGGTAACTAATCCGTTCTGCGGTTATTGCTCAAAGACGCATGAACTTATCGAGACGCTTGTGTTTAAATATCCTAAAGATATTTTGGTAAATTTTCGGTTTAACCTTGATGACAGTGCCGATGAACTATCAAAAGCATTACATTATACCCTTATTGATATTTACTTTAAAGAAGGACAGTTTGCATTTATGGATGTAATTGGAAATTGGTTTAAAAATAAAAATCTTGATGCTTTTTTTGAAAAATATGGAAAAAAAAATTATGCTGATAATAAAATATCTGGATTTCTTAGTAAAATGTACCAACAGAATAAAGATAATGAATTAATGTTCACTCCAGCAATTATCATTAACAATAATTTATTTCCAGAAATGTATAATAGAGAAGATTTAGTCTATTTCATAAATGAATTGATTGACGATGAGGAATTAATTGTAAATGACTATAAACAATTGCAGAAAATAAAATAA
- a CDS encoding GLPGLI family protein, whose product MIKFRLLLGILFSVITINAQSFQGKVVYKSIALDKERYLNQLADFSISPSKKAELQESISILERMFENSYELIFNKSLSKFKKKAKIGSDGKEDISAMSSTIYKDFDKHIYYEDKEIVGDNFLICDSLPKYDWKVSTEVKKIGKYTCSKANFTNSIIRYKRIPSPNGGFETKPETEVISGEAWYAAEIPVSNGPDRFHGLPGLILEVTYNQGKSKMICTEIEINNDQKQKIELPTDKKAISEEQYWKEKDM is encoded by the coding sequence ATGATAAAGTTTCGTTTATTATTAGGTATTCTTTTTAGTGTTATTACAATAAATGCTCAAAGTTTTCAGGGAAAAGTAGTGTATAAAAGTATAGCACTTGATAAGGAACGTTATTTAAATCAATTGGCAGACTTTAGCATTTCTCCATCAAAAAAGGCTGAGCTTCAGGAATCAATTTCAATTTTGGAACGTATGTTTGAAAATTCATATGAACTGATCTTTAATAAAAGTTTATCGAAATTCAAAAAAAAAGCAAAAATTGGTAGTGACGGGAAAGAAGATATTTCTGCTATGTCATCTACTATTTACAAAGACTTTGATAAACACATATATTATGAAGACAAGGAAATTGTAGGCGATAATTTTTTAATATGTGATAGTCTGCCAAAATATGATTGGAAGGTATCTACCGAAGTAAAAAAAATTGGAAAGTATACTTGTAGTAAAGCAAATTTTACCAATTCTATTATTCGATATAAAAGAATTCCCAGTCCAAATGGAGGATTTGAGACAAAGCCTGAGACAGAGGTAATATCAGGGGAAGCATGGTATGCTGCTGAAATACCTGTCAGTAATGGTCCTGATAGATTTCATGGACTTCCAGGATTAATTCTTGAAGTAACTTATAACCAAGGAAAATCAAAAATGATTTGTACCGAAATTGAAATAAATAATGACCAGAAGCAAAAAATTGAGCTGCCTACTGATAAAAAAGCAATTTCGGAAGAACAATATTGGAAAGAAAAGGATATGTAG
- a CDS encoding GIY-YIG nuclease family protein, which yields MEEFVVYILYSEKFKKNYTGFTSNLIERFKSHNLLEKKGYTLKFRPWVVIYVEFFNSKSEAMKREKYLKTGVGREFIKNLISKI from the coding sequence ATGGAAGAATTTGTTGTTTACATTCTTTATTCTGAAAAATTCAAGAAAAACTATACTGGATTTACTTCCAATTTAATTGAAAGATTTAAATCACATAATCTTCTTGAAAAAAAAGGTTATACTCTCAAATTTAGACCTTGGGTTGTAATTTATGTTGAATTTTTCAACTCAAAATCTGAGGCAATGAAAAGAGAAAAATACTTAAAAACTGGTGTGGGAAGAGAATTTATTAAAAATCTTATTTCTAAAATTTAA
- a CDS encoding GIY-YIG nuclease family protein, protein MDEFVVYILYSEKFKKNYTGFTSNLIERFKSHNLLEKKGYTLKFRPWVVIYVEFFNSKSEAMKREKYLKTGVGREFIKNLISKI, encoded by the coding sequence ATGGATGAATTTGTTGTCTATATTCTTTATTCTGAAAAATTCAAGAAAAACTATACTGGATTTACTTCCAATTTAATTGAAAGATTTAAATCACATAATCTTCTTGAAAAAAAAGGTTATACTCTCAAATTTAGACCTTGGGTTGTAATTTATGTTGAATTTTTCAACTCAAAATCTGAGGCAATGAAAAGAGAAAAATACTTAAAAACTGGTGTGGGAAGAGAATTTATTAAAAATCTTATTTCTAAAATTTAA
- a CDS encoding DUF4269 domain-containing protein, translating to MTDFKNLAYLKTGNQKQQLAFEVLTKYKVLESLADFDPILVGTIPIHIDIENSDLDIICYWKNKLDFIEIVKQLFGKEMNFTIREVLIDDRESVVANFFLDVFEIEIFGQNIPTELQNGYKHMVIENKILLSKDQNFRLEIIRLKEKGIKTEPAFGLLLGLKGNVYQELLDFEI from the coding sequence ATGACCGATTTCAAGAATTTAGCGTATTTAAAAACAGGAAATCAAAAACAACAATTGGCTTTTGAGGTTTTGACGAAATACAAAGTTTTAGAAAGTTTAGCTGATTTTGATCCTATTCTCGTAGGAACTATTCCAATACATATTGATATTGAAAACAGTGATCTTGATATTATTTGTTACTGGAAAAACAAACTGGATTTTATTGAGATAGTTAAGCAACTTTTTGGAAAAGAAATGAATTTTACAATCAGGGAAGTTTTGATTGATGATCGGGAATCGGTTGTTGCAAACTTCTTTCTTGACGTTTTTGAAATAGAAATCTTTGGACAGAATATTCCAACCGAACTTCAAAATGGATATAAACACATGGTTATTGAAAATAAAATCCTACTTTCAAAAGACCAAAATTTTCGATTGGAAATTATCAGACTCAAAGAAAAAGGGATAAAAACCGAACCCGCATTCGGCTTATTATTAGGCTTAAAGGGGAATGTTTACCAGGAATTACTGGATTTTGAAATCTAG
- a CDS encoding glycosyltransferase family 39 protein, whose protein sequence is MNKKTLILIGFILLKFVLQYVLISPEYDLQRDEYLHLDQAHHLAWGYLSVPPVTSWFSCLILVLGNSVFWIKFFPALFGALTLLVVWKTIELLKGNLYALILGALGIVFSSLLRLNMLYQPNSLDVLCWTLFYYILIQYITSEKNNWLYLGAFVFAFGFLNKYNILFLLLGLIPAILLSNQRKILVKKELYFALIMGFLFIIPNLLWQYRNHFPIVHHMKELAETQLVNVERAGFLKEQVLFFIGSFFVILASLYALLFYKPFEKYRFFFGSIIFTLVIFLYFKAKSYYAIGLYPIYIAFGSVFLSDVLQNGWKRFLKPVFIALPLLFFIPMYFMAFPNRSPEQLVAEKLETHRWEDGKEHDLAQDFADMLGWKELARKTDSIYALFPKTENTLVLCDNYGQAGAINYYTKKGIKAVSFNADYVNWFDLNVYYKNLIRVKNFEENSDEFKTTSPFFEKAFVGGQITNKYAREYGTTIFVFTNAKVNINKRLEQEIAKEKNYKD, encoded by the coding sequence ATGAACAAAAAGACACTGATTTTAATTGGGTTTATACTTCTAAAATTTGTTTTACAATATGTTTTAATTAGTCCTGAATATGATTTACAACGAGACGAATACCTGCATCTGGATCAGGCGCATCACTTGGCGTGGGGATATTTATCGGTTCCACCTGTAACTTCCTGGTTTTCGTGTCTTATTTTAGTACTGGGTAATTCGGTTTTCTGGATTAAGTTCTTCCCTGCCCTTTTTGGTGCTTTGACACTTTTGGTTGTCTGGAAAACTATTGAGCTTTTAAAAGGAAATCTTTATGCTCTAATTCTTGGCGCATTGGGCATTGTTTTTTCTTCTTTGTTGCGTCTTAATATGCTTTATCAGCCAAACTCACTTGACGTTTTGTGCTGGACGCTATTTTATTATATTCTGATTCAGTACATCACTTCAGAAAAAAACAACTGGCTCTATTTAGGCGCTTTTGTTTTTGCATTTGGTTTTCTGAATAAATACAACATTTTGTTTTTGTTACTGGGATTAATTCCTGCTATTTTACTTTCGAATCAGCGAAAAATATTAGTTAAAAAAGAACTCTATTTTGCTTTGATTATGGGATTTCTTTTTATAATTCCGAATCTTTTATGGCAGTACAGAAATCACTTTCCGATAGTGCATCATATGAAAGAACTGGCAGAAACACAGTTGGTGAATGTTGAACGAGCAGGATTCTTAAAAGAACAGGTTTTATTTTTTATTGGAAGTTTTTTTGTAATTCTGGCTTCTTTGTATGCGTTGTTATTTTACAAACCATTTGAGAAATACCGATTCTTTTTTGGTTCGATCATTTTCACTTTGGTTATCTTTTTGTACTTCAAAGCGAAATCTTATTATGCCATTGGCTTGTATCCCATATACATTGCTTTCGGGTCAGTATTTCTTTCAGACGTTTTACAGAATGGATGGAAACGCTTTTTAAAACCTGTATTTATTGCGCTTCCATTGTTGTTTTTTATTCCGATGTATTTCATGGCTTTTCCGAATAGAAGTCCGGAACAATTGGTTGCCGAAAAATTAGAAACACACCGTTGGGAAGACGGAAAAGAACACGACTTAGCACAAGATTTTGCCGATATGCTGGGCTGGAAAGAACTTGCCCGCAAAACTGATTCGATTTATGCTTTGTTTCCAAAAACAGAAAATACTTTGGTACTTTGCGACAATTACGGTCAGGCCGGAGCTATAAATTATTATACCAAAAAAGGAATTAAAGCCGTTTCTTTCAATGCCGATTATGTGAATTGGTTTGATTTGAATGTGTACTACAAAAACTTAATTCGCGTTAAAAATTTTGAAGAAAACAGTGACGAATTTAAAACAACAAGCCCGTTTTTTGAAAAGGCTTTTGTTGGGGGGCAGATTACCAATAAATATGCGAGAGAATACGGAACGACTATTTTTGTTTTTACGAATGCCAAAGTCAATATCAACAAAAGATTAGAGCAGGAAATTGCCAAAGAAAAAAATTATAAGGATTAA
- a CDS encoding DUF4494 domain-containing protein produces the protein MSAIWYECKVKYRKTDETGGQKVLTEPYLVDALSYTEAEKRMTEEMAAYTSEEFKITAIKVANYAEIHPFENADRWFKSKITLIAYDEESGKERKTSMYMLVQANDVREAYDNTLHIMKNTMGEYSIPSISETPIMDVFPYFSGEEGETEMLERFNALKASKPDKPEVEMIDHMEFETATEE, from the coding sequence ATGAGCGCAATTTGGTACGAATGCAAAGTAAAATATAGAAAAACAGACGAAACCGGCGGACAAAAAGTTTTAACCGAACCTTATTTGGTCGATGCTTTGTCTTATACAGAAGCAGAAAAAAGAATGACCGAAGAAATGGCCGCTTATACTAGTGAAGAATTTAAAATCACAGCTATAAAAGTAGCAAATTATGCCGAAATTCATCCTTTTGAAAATGCTGACAGATGGTTCAAGTCTAAAATTACATTAATTGCTTATGATGAAGAAAGCGGCAAGGAAAGAAAAACGAGTATGTATATGCTTGTTCAGGCAAACGATGTTCGCGAAGCTTACGACAACACACTTCACATAATGAAAAATACAATGGGTGAATATTCTATTCCATCTATTTCAGAAACACCAATTATGGATGTTTTCCCTTATTTCAGTGGTGAAGAAGGAGAAACTGAAATGCTGGAAAGATTTAATGCCCTAAAAGCTTCAAAACCAGATAAACCAGAAGTCGAAATGATCGACCACATGGAATTTGAAACGGCAACAGAGGAATAA